A single genomic interval of Acidobacteriota bacterium harbors:
- a CDS encoding class I SAM-dependent methyltransferase, which translates to MIDAKEREWDALGSNHVGILFDSLNWKIDRIGFQQEDLRALLKAHTKIKNELDEIVMDLKMYRKIDVKKTKDLSSALESLSYHRFETHFRGWQEEVKKRQEIYLKYFKGKKNVLDLGCGRGEFLEILKENGIESYGIDLNDEMVQVCKEKGIKCVKADILEHLLSIDDESLGGIFSSQVIEHLEPNYLQKLIGTAFVKLKSDSYLILETINPKSLFALSEIFSRDFTHRKPVHPETLKFLLESAGFGDIEIIYLSEVGEKQRLKEIPEDDERFRIISDNFRKINNILFGFVDYAIVGLKK; encoded by the coding sequence ATGATAGATGCAAAAGAAAGAGAATGGGATGCCCTTGGTTCAAACCATGTAGGAATTTTATTCGATAGTCTTAACTGGAAGATTGACAGGATTGGTTTTCAGCAGGAAGATCTAAGGGCACTTCTTAAAGCTCACACAAAAATTAAAAATGAACTCGATGAGATTGTAATGGATTTAAAAATGTACAGGAAAATCGATGTGAAAAAAACAAAAGATTTATCATCAGCTCTTGAATCTCTTAGTTATCATAGATTTGAAACTCATTTCAGGGGATGGCAGGAAGAAGTAAAGAAAAGGCAGGAAATTTATTTAAAATATTTTAAAGGAAAGAAAAATGTTCTTGACCTTGGATGTGGGAGAGGTGAGTTTCTTGAAATCCTAAAAGAAAATGGAATTGAATCTTATGGAATTGATTTAAATGATGAAATGGTTCAGGTCTGTAAAGAAAAAGGCATTAAATGCGTAAAAGCAGATATTCTTGAGCATCTTCTTTCAATCGATGATGAGTCTTTAGGTGGAATTTTTTCATCTCAGGTTATTGAGCATTTAGAACCAAATTATCTACAGAAACTAATTGGAACAGCTTTTGTAAAATTGAAAAGCGATTCCTATCTAATTCTTGAGACAATAAATCCCAAATCCCTTTTTGCTCTATCTGAAATATTTTCAAGAGATTTTACCCATCGAAAGCCAGTCCATCCAGAAACTTTAAAATTTCTTCTCGAATCCGCTGGTTTTGGAGATATTGAGATAATTTATCTTTCTGAGGTTGGAGAGAAGCAACGTCTTAAAGAAATCCCGGAAGATGATGAGAGATTTCGAATAATTTCAGATAATTTCAGGAAAATAAATAATATTCTCTTTGGTTTCGTTGACTATGCGATTGTAGGATTAAAAAAATGA
- a CDS encoding M48 family metallopeptidase, whose translation MKIDFFEQQRINNRKTLFLIFIFLVILGILGYLIDRFYLNLDFPYATALALGFGSFQSFIAYFFGDKLVLLSMKARPANENDLKEKQVLNIVREMSLASGMPAPKVYIIPEASPNAFATGRDPRHSSIGVTTGLIETMSREEIQGVIAHEMGHVRNKDILTMTIVSALLGAVVLLSDWARRILFYSGGKTSTKGKREGRGGGIHPIILIVFLVLAILAPLIARLMALAISRAREYMADAASAEFTRNPFALAKALEKIANHYDKVVDRATQGTAHLFISDPMNKAVNSKEGFFAEMWSTHPPIQKRIKILREMAGIYY comes from the coding sequence ATGAAAATTGATTTCTTTGAACAGCAGAGAATAAACAACAGGAAAACTTTATTTTTAATTTTTATTTTCCTTGTAATCCTTGGGATTCTCGGATATCTAATCGACAGATTTTACCTGAATCTGGATTTTCCCTATGCAACAGCATTGGCTCTTGGATTTGGAAGCTTCCAGAGTTTTATTGCCTATTTTTTTGGAGATAAATTAGTACTTCTCTCGATGAAAGCAAGACCTGCAAATGAGAATGATTTAAAAGAAAAACAGGTGTTAAATATTGTGAGGGAGATGTCCCTTGCATCTGGAATGCCAGCCCCAAAAGTGTATATCATACCAGAAGCATCACCCAATGCATTTGCCACAGGAAGAGACCCAAGACATTCTTCAATTGGAGTCACTACCGGACTTATCGAAACAATGAGTCGAGAAGAAATCCAAGGTGTCATTGCCCATGAGATGGGACATGTCAGAAATAAAGATATATTAACCATGACTATTGTTTCTGCTCTTCTTGGAGCAGTTGTTTTGCTATCGGACTGGGCAAGAAGAATTTTGTTCTACTCAGGAGGAAAAACATCTACAAAAGGTAAAAGAGAAGGAAGAGGTGGAGGAATTCATCCCATAATTCTAATTGTATTTTTAGTTTTGGCAATTTTAGCTCCACTCATCGCAAGGTTGATGGCTCTGGCCATATCACGGGCTCGAGAATACATGGCTGATGCAGCTTCAGCAGAATTTACAAGAAATCCCTTTGCCCTTGCAAAAGCCCTGGAAAAAATTGCAAATCACTATGATAAAGTTGTGGATAGAGCCACACAGGGGACTGCCCATCTTTTCATATCTGACCCCATGAACAAAGCAGTAAATTCAAAAGAAGGATTTTTTGCTGAGATGTGGAGCACCCACCCTCCAATTCAGAAAAGGATAAAAATTTTAAGAGAGATGGCAGGTATTTATTATTGA
- a CDS encoding ROK family protein translates to MSYFLGYDVGGTKIKCGVVDEEGEIESEISIDTPKNLQEFLNSIGNVFKDFKEKYDIEAAGLGIAGFHNLQKGIIYNSPNIDYFREVKIKLFLNRYFTVPFFINNDANLAAWGEYKKGSGKNSHSMVFITLGTGVGSGIILNGKLWVGANGFGGEFGHSVVNPEGDDCKCGGKGCVETEVAAAKILKNYLAMKKKEEILDTKEIYLRAEKGDKEAIEAFRKAGYYLGIGLSSLINILNPQRIVIGGGIIGAGDFIMKPAVEEIKRRCHEWIYKNTEISIASLGNRAGMIGAALWARENL, encoded by the coding sequence ATGAGTTATTTTTTAGGATATGACGTTGGAGGGACAAAAATAAAGTGTGGTGTAGTTGATGAGGAAGGAGAAATTGAAAGCGAAATTTCAATCGATACTCCGAAGAATCTTCAGGAATTTTTAAATTCAATTGGAAATGTTTTTAAAGATTTTAAAGAGAAATATGATATCGAAGCTGCAGGGCTTGGAATAGCAGGGTTTCATAATTTACAAAAGGGAATTATATACAACTCCCCAAACATTGATTATTTTAGAGAGGTTAAGATAAAGCTTTTCCTTAATCGTTATTTTACTGTGCCGTTTTTTATAAACAATGATGCAAATTTAGCTGCTTGGGGAGAATATAAAAAAGGCTCTGGAAAGAATTCCCATTCTATGGTGTTTATCACCCTGGGGACAGGTGTTGGTTCTGGAATTATACTAAATGGAAAGCTATGGGTTGGTGCAAATGGATTTGGTGGAGAATTTGGCCATTCGGTGGTGAATCCAGAAGGTGATGACTGTAAATGTGGTGGCAAAGGGTGTGTTGAGACAGAGGTCGCTGCAGCGAAAATTCTCAAAAATTATCTTGCAATGAAAAAAAAGGAAGAGATTTTAGACACAAAAGAGATATATTTAAGGGCAGAAAAAGGGGATAAAGAGGCTATCGAGGCTTTTAGAAAAGCAGGGTATTATTTAGGGATAGGCCTTTCATCTCTGATTAATATATTAAATCCCCAGAGAATAGTTATTGGTGGCGGAATTATAGGTGCAGGTGATTTCATTATGAAACCTGCTGTAGAAGAAATAAAGCGAAGGTGTCATGAATGGATATATAAAAACACTGAGATATCCATTGCTTCTTTAGGTAACAGAGCAGGAATGATTGGAGCTGCTCTCTGGGCAAGGGAAAATTTATGA
- a CDS encoding efflux RND transporter periplasmic adaptor subunit: protein MNNLVCCPLNIFAGRRSLFQHTEGVWGRGFPMSGGAQRSVQGEAFSHRESVVSHKNKERYLSDTTLGGKMKKNPYLIHILMILAFTLFLYGCNKKKAEEVDTENAEENARSTITLSEDALKIAGIKTDIVQLRTVSQRIKVVGEISFNQRKFVNITSRVSGRVEEVFAFPGDKVKEGQLLLSIYSPDFLSAQAEFIQAEERLKRVMKNNDEEERQNAKSLLDSARNKLILLNIREEELIELEKTHSIKFLLPIRAPFNGSIIESNVVTGDYIDTGTSLFKIADISTLWVNVNIYEKDLSSIKQGCKTLIRVSAFPNEEFKGKLTLLSDVVDKNTRTVKGRVEVMNKSGKLKPGMYAEVNLIFPSESKSLLIPEIAVQDLEGKKVVFLQSGNNSFSVKEIETGLKLDSFIEIVNGLKTGDIIATEGSFILKSELLKKTLERGSVDHFKDKQFFPQRSEGAWGRGFPMSGGCSAKRLRGACPHRESVMSQESNEG, encoded by the coding sequence ATGAATAATCTAGTGTGCTGTCCCTTAAATATCTTCGCAGGCAGACGGTCTCTCTTCCAGCACACTGAAGGGGTATGGGGAAGAGGCTTCCCCATGTCAGGGGGTGCTCAGCGAAGCGTCCAGGGAGAGGCTTTCTCCCATAGGGAAAGTGTTGTGTCACATAAGAATAAGGAAAGGTATTTAAGTGACACAACACTAGGAGGTAAAATGAAGAAGAATCCTTATCTTATACATATTTTGATGATTTTAGCTTTTACCCTTTTTTTATATGGATGCAATAAGAAAAAAGCCGAAGAGGTTGATACAGAGAATGCAGAAGAAAATGCTCGATCTACCATTACTCTTTCAGAGGATGCTTTAAAAATAGCTGGGATAAAAACAGACATTGTTCAGTTGAGGACAGTTTCCCAGAGAATTAAAGTGGTTGGCGAAATTTCTTTCAATCAAAGAAAGTTTGTAAATATAACATCGAGAGTATCAGGAAGAGTTGAAGAAGTTTTCGCTTTTCCAGGAGATAAAGTTAAAGAAGGTCAATTGCTTCTTTCCATTTATAGTCCGGATTTTCTTTCTGCCCAGGCGGAATTTATTCAAGCTGAAGAAAGATTGAAAAGAGTAATGAAAAATAACGATGAAGAAGAGAGACAAAATGCCAAATCCCTTCTTGATTCTGCAAGGAATAAACTAATTTTGTTAAATATAAGAGAAGAAGAATTAATTGAATTGGAAAAAACTCATTCGATAAAATTCCTTCTGCCAATAAGAGCTCCATTTAATGGAAGCATTATTGAAAGTAATGTTGTTACTGGAGACTACATTGATACGGGCACGAGTCTTTTTAAAATCGCAGATATATCCACTCTATGGGTCAACGTTAATATATACGAGAAAGACCTATCTTCAATCAAACAGGGATGCAAGACTTTGATAAGAGTCAGTGCTTTTCCCAATGAAGAATTTAAAGGAAAACTCACCCTTTTAAGCGATGTGGTAGATAAAAATACTCGCACTGTAAAAGGAAGGGTTGAAGTTATGAATAAATCAGGAAAGTTAAAGCCTGGGATGTACGCTGAAGTTAACTTGATTTTTCCTTCAGAATCAAAATCGCTTTTAATTCCAGAAATTGCAGTTCAAGATTTAGAAGGTAAAAAAGTAGTTTTTCTCCAATCTGGGAACAATTCTTTCTCAGTCAAAGAGATAGAAACAGGATTAAAATTAGATAGTTTTATTGAGATAGTGAATGGTTTAAAAACTGGTGATATTATTGCTACTGAAGGCAGTTTCATTCTCAAATCAGAACTTCTTAAAAAGACACTGGAGCGCGGTTCAGTAGATCACTTCAAAGATAAGCAATTTTTCCCTCAGCGCTCCGAAGGGGCATGGGGAAGAGGCTTCCCCATGTCTGGGGGGTGCTCAGCGAAGCGTCTAAGGGGGGCTTGCCCCCATAGGGAAAGTGTCATGTCACAAGAAAGTAACGAAGGATAA
- the tatA gene encoding twin-arginine translocase TatA/TatE family subunit, with translation MFGRIGLPEIILILLIVLLLFGARKLPEIGKGIGEGIKNFKKAISGSSSKEEKEENKSLSNSNEQENK, from the coding sequence ATGTTTGGAAGAATAGGTTTGCCTGAAATTATATTAATACTGCTGATCGTTCTTCTTCTATTCGGTGCAAGGAAGCTTCCAGAGATTGGAAAGGGAATTGGAGAGGGAATTAAAAATTTCAAGAAGGCGATTTCTGGCTCGAGCTCGAAAGAAGAGAAAGAAGAGAATAAATCTCTTTCAAACTCTAACGAGCAGGAAAATAAGTAA
- a CDS encoding TolC family protein: MRLINYLLIIVLLFSWCIVKGEEGLTLEQAIDIAMKQNPEILSAKGELNVSLGKRLQMEAIPDPEIAFSDEGIPMGGISRNGTEREISFGIQQFLEFPGKRSLRGKIGKYGEEISFFELERIEIIIKAGVKRAYYKAILSQRTISTLESTLGLLDEFIDNANIKYQVGMVPYLDVLRARVEKARIQNQLIEVKKELKVDKSYLNLLLGRKGDEPLHLLTDISFIPFEKDFSKIKEEAKRTRPSLYIAALKLEQANAGLRLSNMSFYPDFSVEFFFPSLRTGAGGVVFGFSIPVYWKKRQKGLILEAEATKQINLISSEAIERRIMTQLENAYSSVKAAEEQVKVFEQKLLREAEDQLKIGIHNYQYGKIDALNLLDLYRTYTLTKLEYLRSLYFYLVSLADLEVAGEDYE, encoded by the coding sequence TTGAGATTAATTAATTATTTATTGATAATTGTTCTCCTTTTTTCATGGTGTATAGTTAAAGGAGAGGAAGGTCTTACCCTCGAGCAGGCAATTGATATCGCTATGAAACAGAACCCAGAGATTCTTTCTGCTAAGGGAGAACTGAATGTTTCATTGGGCAAAAGATTGCAAATGGAAGCCATTCCTGACCCGGAAATAGCTTTTAGCGACGAAGGTATTCCAATGGGTGGAATTTCCAGGAATGGAACTGAGAGAGAGATAAGTTTCGGAATCCAGCAGTTTCTTGAGTTTCCCGGAAAAAGGTCTCTTAGAGGAAAAATTGGAAAATATGGAGAAGAAATATCTTTTTTTGAATTAGAAAGGATAGAGATTATAATTAAAGCTGGGGTAAAGAGAGCATATTATAAAGCTATTTTAAGTCAGAGGACTATTTCAACTCTTGAATCTACTTTAGGTCTCCTTGATGAATTTATCGATAATGCAAACATCAAATATCAAGTGGGAATGGTTCCCTATCTTGATGTTCTTCGTGCAAGAGTAGAAAAGGCAAGAATACAGAATCAATTAATTGAGGTTAAAAAAGAATTGAAAGTAGATAAGTCTTATTTGAATCTTCTTCTTGGAAGAAAGGGAGATGAACCATTACATTTGCTGACAGATATTTCTTTTATTCCCTTTGAGAAAGACTTTTCTAAGATCAAAGAAGAGGCTAAAAGGACAAGACCTTCCCTTTATATTGCTGCATTAAAGCTCGAACAGGCCAATGCTGGCTTGAGGCTTTCAAATATGAGTTTTTATCCTGATTTTTCTGTGGAATTTTTCTTTCCGAGTTTACGGACAGGGGCAGGGGGAGTAGTGTTTGGATTCTCTATTCCGGTTTATTGGAAGAAGAGACAGAAAGGGCTAATACTCGAAGCAGAGGCAACAAAACAGATAAACCTAATTTCTTCAGAAGCCATAGAGAGAAGAATAATGACACAATTAGAGAATGCATATTCGTCAGTGAAAGCAGCAGAGGAGCAGGTAAAGGTGTTTGAGCAAAAACTTCTCAGAGAGGCCGAGGATCAACTCAAAATTGGCATCCACAATTATCAATATGGAAAAATCGATGCCCTTAATCTTTTAGACCTCTATCGTACGTATACACTTACAAAGCTTGAATATTTGAGATCCCTTTACTTTTATCTTGTTTCTCTTGCTGACTTGGAAGTAGCTGGAGAGGATTATGAATAA
- a CDS encoding LemA family protein gives MTVILILVVLFIVWVILMYNSLIRMRVQVNNAWSQIDVQLKRRHDLIPNLVNAVRGYMKYEQETLNRVMEARAKAVSATSVTAKAEAEGELSGVLSRLFALFENYPDLKANQNVLALQEELTTTENQISFTRQHYNDSVMRYNTKTQVFPSNIIASVFAFKLFEFFKAPEEEKAVPKVDLSF, from the coding sequence ATGACAGTAATACTTATTTTAGTAGTTCTTTTTATTGTCTGGGTAATACTTATGTATAACTCCCTTATCAGAATGAGAGTGCAGGTAAATAATGCATGGTCACAGATAGATGTTCAATTGAAAAGAAGACATGATTTAATTCCAAACTTAGTTAATGCTGTCAGAGGATACATGAAATATGAACAGGAGACTTTAAACAGAGTGATGGAGGCAAGAGCAAAAGCTGTTTCAGCAACCAGTGTAACAGCTAAAGCAGAAGCAGAAGGGGAGCTGAGCGGAGTTCTTTCAAGGCTGTTTGCCCTTTTTGAGAACTATCCTGATTTAAAAGCTAATCAGAATGTGCTTGCCCTTCAGGAAGAGCTTACCACAACTGAAAATCAGATATCTTTCACAAGACAGCACTACAATGATTCTGTTATGAGATACAACACAAAAACTCAGGTTTTCCCCAGTAATATAATTGCTTCTGTATTTGCCTTTAAGCTCTTTGAATTTTTCAAAGCTCCAGAAGAAGAAAAGGCAGTCCCAAAGGTTGATTTAAGTTTTTAA
- a CDS encoding P-II family nitrogen regulator, giving the protein MKEIKAIIKPLMLEKVIRALRYIEELPGITVSEVKGFGKSMKVNYKDKFSDEIIEYDKKIKLEIVVPDELTEVTVRTIEENARTGSKGDGKIFIYEVQDVIKIRTGERGKSAI; this is encoded by the coding sequence ATGAAAGAAATTAAGGCGATTATAAAGCCATTGATGCTTGAAAAAGTTATTAGGGCCCTGAGGTATATTGAGGAGCTTCCTGGTATTACTGTTTCTGAAGTAAAGGGCTTTGGAAAGAGTATGAAAGTTAACTATAAAGATAAATTCTCAGATGAAATTATAGAATATGATAAAAAGATAAAATTGGAAATCGTTGTACCTGATGAGCTTACAGAGGTCACTGTCAGGACTATTGAGGAGAATGCCAGAACTGGAAGTAAAGGAGATGGAAAGATATTTATATATGAGGTTCAAGATGTTATAAAAATTCGGACTGGAGAAAGAGGAAAAAGTGCAATTTAG
- a CDS encoding cation diffusion facilitator family transporter — MQFRERAQTESKKKLSYALIITLFFMGVEIVGGIITKSLALLADAGHMFTDVGALGLSLFAFWLSSKHRTFKKTFGWYRFEIFAAFVNGLTLWIIAGVIVYEAYKRFQSPPEVRSGMMLIVASIGLLANLTSGMILFRSREENLNVKGAFLHVLGDALGSLGVIIASLTIRFTGWMVVDPLVSILICILILWSSWKLIKESFHVLMEGSPTYLDINKVREALTLIHGVQKVHDLHIWSITSGFVSLTAHLVVRENTDTQMVLDKSNNILSSKFGIHHSTIQVESINGNECKIEPCD; from the coding sequence GTGCAATTTAGGGAAAGAGCGCAAACTGAAAGCAAGAAAAAACTTAGCTATGCCCTTATAATAACGCTCTTTTTTATGGGAGTGGAAATTGTAGGAGGGATAATAACTAAAAGCCTCGCTCTCTTGGCTGATGCAGGGCATATGTTTACAGATGTTGGGGCATTAGGATTAAGCCTTTTTGCGTTCTGGCTATCTTCAAAACATCGAACTTTTAAAAAGACATTTGGATGGTATCGTTTTGAGATATTTGCAGCTTTTGTAAATGGTCTGACCCTGTGGATAATTGCAGGTGTAATTGTTTATGAGGCATATAAGCGCTTTCAATCACCGCCGGAAGTAAGAAGTGGAATGATGCTTATAGTGGCATCCATTGGATTACTTGCAAATCTTACAAGTGGGATGATTCTTTTTCGTTCAAGAGAGGAAAATTTAAATGTCAAAGGAGCATTTCTTCATGTCCTTGGCGATGCTTTAGGAAGTTTGGGTGTAATTATTGCCAGTCTTACGATTCGTTTTACGGGTTGGATGGTAGTGGATCCTTTAGTAAGTATTTTGATATGCATATTGATTCTTTGGAGCTCTTGGAAATTGATAAAAGAATCTTTTCATGTACTTATGGAAGGTTCTCCAACTTATTTGGATATCAATAAGGTAAGAGAAGCCCTGACTTTAATACATGGAGTTCAAAAAGTTCACGACCTTCATATCTGGAGCATTACTTCAGGATTTGTTTCTTTAACAGCTCATCTCGTAGTAAGAGAAAATACAGATACTCAAATGGTTTTGGATAAATCTAATAATATACTTTCTTCAAAGTTTGGAATCCATCATTCCACAATTCAAGTGGAGAGTATAAATGGTAATGAATGTAAGATTGAGCCTTGTGATTGA
- a CDS encoding CusA/CzcA family heavy metal efflux RND transporter, with the protein MIEKIISFSLNQKLMIIVVVILLITLGIYSFMRLPIDAFPDVTNIQVEILSTAPGRSPLEVEKFVTYPIEIAMRGLPGLTQIRSVSRFGLSVVTVVFEDDVDIYFARQLVLERLIEAKEKVPEGVDISMGPVSTAMGEIYQYTLEGNEPDDETDRIRYLTELRTIQDWVISPILKTIPGVNEINSFGGYIKQYQVYADSDKLLKFDISLDDVVEGLKRNNRNVGGNIFQRYSQQYLIRGIGLLQSVKDIENIVLKSRDGIPVFMRDVADVEIGQAVRQGASVKNGEKEVVGGIVMMLRGSNSREVVEMVEKKVEEINESNILPKGLKIKPFYKRSYIVKKSIHTVTKALQEGAIFVIFVLYLFLRSFRGALIVIFAFPLSALCTFIVMKHTGLTANLMSLGGLAISIGMIIDATIIQVENVQRHHSESDASKHKLSTVLRAVLEVMKPSIFGELIIALTFIPIMTLQGIEGKMFTPLAFTVTIALLSSLILSIFVIPVFCSLILKSGAEKKIFLIHWAKKIYLPVLRWGLNHKAIILISAGILLLFTLYLIPPLGTEFIPIMDEGAFDMDVQLLPGISLPKSLEISKEVERTLMKFPELETVVSRTGQTGIAIEARGVERTGFVGTLRPRSEWKNAKKREELTQKMRDALSILPGITFSFSQPIACRIDEVVAGTRAQIIIKLFGEGLEVLKNKADEIGRVLSKIKGVEDLVVERVSGQPYLSVSVDRQKIARYGVNIDDVQMIIETAIGGKPATQLYEGEKYFDVLIRFPEEKRNSISTIGNILVNSPHGFKIPLSQLSDISFVEGPAQISRENTQRRIGIECNIHGRDIGGFVSEAKRKIKENVTLPTGYYITWGGQFESQQRAMKRLMVIVPITIGLIFFLLFVTFNSIKLAILVIMNLPFALIGGVVALFISGLYLSVPASVGFIALFGVAVLNGIVLVSYINQLRQEGMPLRESIIKACEHRLRPVLMTASITIFSLIPLLFAQGPGSEVQRPLAVVVVGGLITSTLLTLLVLPTLYGWFEAKKEEIEI; encoded by the coding sequence ATGATTGAAAAAATAATATCTTTTTCATTAAATCAAAAACTTATGATTATAGTGGTTGTAATATTGTTGATTACATTGGGAATTTATTCTTTCATGAGACTTCCAATCGATGCCTTTCCTGATGTAACAAACATTCAGGTAGAAATTTTGAGCACCGCACCGGGTCGTTCTCCTCTGGAGGTTGAAAAATTTGTTACCTATCCAATTGAAATAGCAATGCGAGGTCTACCAGGATTGACTCAAATACGTTCGGTTTCCAGATTCGGTTTATCTGTTGTTACTGTGGTCTTTGAAGATGATGTCGACATATATTTTGCGAGACAGCTTGTATTGGAAAGGTTAATCGAGGCAAAAGAGAAAGTACCGGAAGGCGTGGATATTTCGATGGGGCCTGTATCAACTGCCATGGGTGAAATCTATCAGTACACATTAGAAGGAAATGAACCTGATGATGAAACGGATAGGATTAGATATTTAACAGAATTGCGAACGATTCAGGATTGGGTTATAAGCCCTATTTTAAAAACAATTCCAGGGGTTAATGAAATTAATTCATTTGGAGGTTACATAAAACAATATCAGGTGTATGCAGATTCAGATAAATTGCTGAAATTCGATATTTCCCTTGATGATGTGGTTGAAGGATTGAAAAGAAATAATCGGAATGTAGGAGGGAATATTTTTCAGCGATACTCCCAACAATATTTAATCCGGGGCATAGGACTCTTACAATCAGTAAAAGATATAGAAAACATCGTTTTAAAATCCCGGGATGGAATTCCTGTATTTATGCGCGATGTGGCAGATGTGGAAATTGGGCAGGCGGTTCGCCAGGGTGCTTCTGTAAAAAATGGTGAAAAAGAAGTTGTGGGCGGAATAGTAATGATGCTTCGGGGAAGTAACAGTCGTGAAGTTGTTGAAATGGTTGAGAAAAAAGTGGAAGAAATAAATGAAAGCAACATTCTTCCTAAGGGATTGAAAATAAAGCCTTTTTACAAAAGATCATACATCGTAAAGAAGAGTATACACACTGTTACAAAAGCATTGCAAGAAGGCGCAATTTTTGTAATTTTTGTTCTTTATCTATTTTTAAGAAGTTTCCGTGGTGCCCTGATTGTTATTTTTGCATTTCCTCTATCTGCTCTATGTACATTTATCGTTATGAAACACACTGGACTTACAGCAAACCTCATGTCCCTTGGTGGTTTGGCAATTTCCATTGGGATGATAATAGATGCTACAATAATACAGGTTGAAAATGTTCAGAGACATCACTCAGAATCAGATGCATCGAAGCACAAATTATCAACTGTGCTTAGGGCAGTTTTAGAGGTGATGAAGCCAAGTATCTTTGGAGAATTGATTATCGCATTAACATTTATTCCAATAATGACACTTCAAGGAATAGAAGGGAAAATGTTCACTCCGCTGGCCTTCACAGTTACAATAGCTCTTCTTTCATCTCTTATCCTTTCAATTTTTGTTATCCCAGTATTTTGCTCTTTGATATTAAAATCAGGAGCTGAGAAAAAAATTTTTTTGATTCATTGGGCAAAAAAAATATATTTGCCTGTTTTACGCTGGGGATTAAACCATAAAGCTATTATTCTTATCTCGGCAGGTATACTCCTTCTTTTCACCTTATATTTAATCCCTCCATTGGGCACAGAATTTATTCCTATAATGGATGAAGGTGCATTTGATATGGATGTACAATTATTACCTGGAATTTCTCTACCAAAGTCATTGGAGATAAGCAAAGAAGTTGAAAGGACCCTTATGAAATTCCCTGAATTGGAAACTGTTGTTTCAAGAACAGGTCAAACTGGTATAGCTATAGAAGCAAGGGGAGTGGAAAGGACTGGTTTTGTGGGGACTCTCAGGCCCCGTTCTGAATGGAAGAACGCTAAAAAAAGAGAAGAATTAACTCAAAAGATGAGAGATGCGTTGTCAATACTTCCTGGGATAACTTTTTCATTCAGTCAACCAATTGCCTGCAGGATTGACGAAGTTGTTGCTGGAACTCGAGCACAGATAATCATAAAACTATTTGGAGAGGGTTTAGAGGTGTTAAAAAATAAGGCAGATGAAATCGGAAGAGTTTTATCAAAAATTAAAGGTGTAGAAGACCTCGTTGTCGAACGAGTTTCTGGGCAACCTTATCTCTCTGTAAGTGTAGATCGTCAAAAGATAGCACGGTACGGAGTAAACATCGATGATGTGCAAATGATTATCGAAACAGCAATAGGAGGAAAGCCTGCAACTCAGCTGTATGAAGGTGAAAAATACTTTGACGTTTTGATAAGATTTCCTGAAGAAAAAAGGAATTCAATATCCACAATCGGAAATATATTAGTAAATTCTCCCCATGGTTTTAAAATACCATTAAGCCAGCTTTCGGATATTTCATTTGTTGAAGGACCTGCCCAGATAAGCAGGGAAAATACCCAGAGGCGCATAGGAATAGAATGCAATATACATGGAAGGGATATTGGAGGTTTTGTCTCTGAAGCAAAACGTAAAATAAAAGAAAATGTAACGCTTCCTACTGGTTATTATATAACCTGGGGTGGACAGTTCGAAAGTCAGCAAAGGGCTATGAAAAGATTAATGGTTATTGTTCCAATAACCATAGGGCTTATCTTTTTTCTTTTGTTTGTGACTTTTAATTCAATAAAATTAGCAATCCTTGTTATTATGAACCTGCCTTTTGCTTTGATAGGAGGAGTTGTAGCATTGTTTATATCAGGCCTCTATCTTTCAGTACCTGCATCAGTTGGATTTATTGCATTATTCGGAGTAGCAGTTTTAAATGGTATTGTGTTGGTTTCTTACATTAACCAGCTTCGTCAAGAAGGAATGCCTTTAAGAGAATCTATCATAAAAGCTTGTGAGCATCGTCTCCGTCCAGTATTGATGACAGCTTCTATCACAATATTCAGTCTAATCCCGCTTCTTTTTGCCCAAGGACCTGGTTCTGAAGTGCAGCGTCCTCTGGCAGTAGTGGTTGTTGGAGGATTGATAACTTCTACCTTATTAACGCTTTTAGTCCTTCCCACATTGTATGGTTGGTTTGAGGCCAAAAAAGAAGAGATTGAAATATAA